A stretch of the Chelonia mydas isolate rCheMyd1 chromosome 5, rCheMyd1.pri.v2, whole genome shotgun sequence genome encodes the following:
- the SPAG8 gene encoding sperm-associated antigen 8 yields MERERPREDGSPQGSSLTEQALLHSQGELPVRNGEMPSSVAEMPPCHRELSPCVAEMPGEMPPNKAEMEPCLVEMPPCHGEPGGSLGMLLPCMAKMLPSKAEMPEEQPRLESRGKCLVHNWQEERATNELDQVPSPELGSEGFFYRHGHRGLLTLQLLTQLADSTTMKDSYRSPRRTGLPGRGQREAMLELMLYQKYRKETLTELYPPAGPMESLSTTHQDYCKEGFRAELPPPTRPHDYRLEQPHTFWLESARQLPGVSNIRTGDTPFRRNATFTTPISEYLDQPMPYAPENYPKL; encoded by the exons ATGGAGCGAGAGCGGCCGCGCGAGGACGGGAGCCCGCAGGG CTCCTCTCTCACAGAGCAAGCCTTGCTGCACAGCCAGGGAGAGCTGCCAGTGAGAAACGGAGAGATGCCATCCAGTGTGGCTGAGATGCCGCCCTGCCACAGAGAGCTGTCGCCCTGCGTGGCAGAGATGCCTGGAGAAATGCCACCCAACAAGGCTGAGATGGAGCCCTGTCTGGTTGAGATGCCACCCTGCCATGGAGAGCCGGGGGGCAGCCTTGGAATGCTGCTGCCCTGCATGGCCAAAATGCTGCCCAGCAAGGCTGAGATGCCTGAGGAGCAACCGCGGCTTGAGTCCCGAGGGAAATGCCTTGTCCATAACTGGCAGGAGGAG AGAGCCACGAACGAGCTGGACCAAGTGCCGAGTCCAGAGCTGGGCAGCGAGGGCTTCTTCTACCGGCACGGCCACCgcgggctgctcaccctccagcTCCTCACGCAGCTGGCTGACAGCACCACCATGAAGGATTCCTACCGCAGCCCCCGAAGGACTGGGCTGCCTGGGAGAG ggcagcggGAGGCCATGCTGGAGTTAATGCTGTACCAGAAATACAG GAAGGAGACCCTGACAGAGCTTTACCCTCCCGCCGGGCCCATGGAGTCACTCTCCACCACCCACCAGGACTACTGCAAGGAGGGCTTCCGGGCTGAGCTGCCGCCCCCCACCAGG CCCCATGACTATCGCCTGGAGCAGCCCCACACCTTCTGGCTGGAGAGCGCCCGCCAGCTGCCT GGCGTCTCCAACATCCGTACCGGTGACACCCCCTTTAGGAGGAACGCAACCTTCACCACCCCCATCAGCGAGTACCTGGACCAGCCCATGCCCTATGCCCCAGAGAACTACCCCAAACTCTAG